In Streptomyces sp. TLI_146, the genomic stretch TTTGGTGTTGGTGTTCTGGGACGTCATGACCAGCGCGCTCCAGGCAGTCTCCGGGCTGATGGCGAAGGCGGCCATGAGGACACCCCGGGCCAGGTCGATCGTTCCCCGGCTCTCCATCGCCCGCCGCAGCTGGTCGAGTTCAAGACCGGGATCCGTCGCGGGAGCGGGACGGCCGTGGGAGACATCCGGGACTGCCGGGACGACAGCGACGACTTCGGGCGGGCACGGCGCCGACTCGCCGATGTCCAGCCCGCCAATGGGGCGTGTGGGCACCGCGCAGGTGTCGACCGAGCCCATGTCGTCGGTCTCCGCAGACTGTGACGGCTGCGCCATGGCCATCTCCCGGTGTGCTCTGGATGGTCGGGTCCTTCCTCCGTGCACAGCGTCGCCTTCGAGCGGGAGACACGTCAAGTGATACA encodes the following:
- a CDS encoding ANTAR domain-containing protein produces the protein MAQPSQSAETDDMGSVDTCAVPTRPIGGLDIGESAPCPPEVVAVVPAVPDVSHGRPAPATDPGLELDQLRRAMESRGTIDLARGVLMAAFAISPETAWSALVMTSQNTNTKLHLVAQQVVDSAGGTALPQPVQKQLSAAIAKLTREGVDRRAGGERP